Proteins encoded within one genomic window of Panicum virgatum strain AP13 chromosome 1N, P.virgatum_v5, whole genome shotgun sequence:
- the LOC120655642 gene encoding AT-hook motif nuclear-localized protein 24-like, translating into MDPVAASMHGHHLPPPFNTRDFHHHLQQQQHHHQLQLKTEDDQGGGTPGLFGGRGTNRDHEDDENSGNGNGSGGGGGGDELALVPPSGGGPEGGETTPRRPRGRPAGSKNKPKPPIIITRDSANTLRTHVMEVAGGCDISESITAFARRRQRGVCVLSGAGTVTNVTLRQPASQGAVVALHGRFEILSLSGSFLPPPAPPEATGLTVYLAGGQGQVVGGSVVGALTAAGPVVIMAASFANAVYERLPLEEDDMLAAQAQADSAGILAGAQQAAQLAGSVDPSLFQGLPPNLLGNVQLPPDAAYGWNPGATGGRPAPF; encoded by the coding sequence ATGGATCCGGTCGCGGCATCCATGCACGGTCACCATCTTCCTCCGCCGTTCAACACCCGTGACTTCCATCACcatctccagcagcagcagcatcaccaCCAGCTGCAGCTCAAGACCGAGGATGACCAGGGTGGCGGCACGCCGGGGCTGTTCGGCGGCCGCGGCACCAATCGAGACCATGAGGATGACGAGAACAGCGGCAACGGCAACGgaagtggcggtggcggcggaggtgacGAGCTGGCGCTGGTTCCCCCATCTGGTGGCGGGCCAGAGGGCGGAGAGACCACCCCGCGCCGCCcgaggggccggccggcggggtcCAAGAACAAACCGAAGCCACCAATCATCATCACGAGGGACAGCGCCAACACGCTCCGGACGCACGTCATGGAGGTCGCTGGCGGCTGCGACATCTCTGAAAGCATCACGGCgttcgcgcgccgccgccagcgtggCGTCTGCGTCCTCAGTGGCGCGGGCACCGTGACCAACGTCACCCTGCGGCAGCCGGCCTCCCAAGGTGCAGTCGTTGCCCTCCACGGCCGATTTGagatcctctccctctccggctCTTTtctcccgccgcccgcgccacccgAAGCCACAGGGCTCACCGTGTACCTTGCCGGGGGGCAGGGGCAAGTGGTGGGTGGCAGCGTCGTGGGCGCGCTGACAGCAGCTGGGCCGGTGGTGATAATGGCGGCCTCTTTCGCGAACGCCGTATACGAGAGGCTGCCGTTGGAGGAGGACGACATGCTCGCCGCCCAAGCACAGGCCGACAGCGCCGGGATTCTCGCCGGTGCGCAGCAAGCAGCGCAGCTGGCCGGATCTGTCGACCCAAGCCTCTTCCAGGGACTGCCACCGAATCTGCTGGGCAACGTCCAGCTGCCACCGGATGCAGCCTACGGATGGAACCCGGGCGCCACTGGTGGCCGTCCGGCGCCGTTCTAA